The Vespula pensylvanica isolate Volc-1 chromosome 20, ASM1446617v1, whole genome shotgun sequence DNA window ttttatcaattgttCTTGACATATCTAATAAAAGCTAATACATGAATATTGAGATATGCGTACATTTGCGATATTCATTTAAGATATGCgaggaaaaacaagaaacgaaagaaagaacgttgaAAACAACGATATGACGTCTTGTCGTCAACCTGAACacgatgtaaaaaagaaaaggaaagaacgtgggaaaagaggaaaaagataaagaaaaaaaagaaaagaaaagactaaACGAACCACTCGAGCTCCAACGGTCTGTCCGAATGAATGATTATAATCTTTCAGATCTCGCTTTCGCACGAAAGGTGTGATCATAATTGGTATCGTGGTTGCAGTGATCCTCAAAATAATCATTGCCATTGGTCTTTACGCCATTCATGACAGTTTAAAATATCGCGAAAATGAAGGAACTCTGTTGCCACCAGATCCGGAGAACAACCAGCCACCTTCTTGGAGCAAATTGAGGGTGTTCAAACGTGGCGCTGTTTGCGCCGATGGTGCACCATGCGCCGTCATTGGCAAGTAGGTAGaatagaacaaaaagatattttctataactTATACACGATCGtactttttaataacttttatacgAGTCGTACGGAGGTATCGGTTTTCAGCTTGTcgatattaaaagttattaaaagttatcatcggtttaaaattcgaaaaaaggaCTACGTCGATATTACAATaatcttacttttattttttccccaTAACAGAAATATCTTGGAAAGAAATGGCTCGGCGGTAGACGCAACGATCGCCTCTATGATCTGCAACGGTCTTGTAAACATGCAGAGCTTGGGTTTGGGCGGTGGATTTCTCATGACGATTTACGATAAAGCCGCTGGTCGAGCTTACGTATTAAATGCAAGAGATAGAGCTCCGTTATTGGCCAACGCGACCATGTACGCTGGTAAACCGGAGCACGTTTCCTCGATCGGTAAATCATCCTCggtatttttgtatttaccCTCTCTAAcgtatcgttcgataattCGAGATCTGTCTTTCTAAAAAGGTATCTTCAAGCGTCTCTTacttttaatatagaaaattacatCGAACCTTAATTCGCACGTTGATTTATACGTCGGACTTTGtcatataatttacattttaaatgttatctttctcaaaagaaaaagaaaaaagaaaaaacaataccTCGAGAAGATTCGATAAGAAGTCGCTACGTCGTattatcgtaaattattttaggACCTCTTTCCATCGCCGTGCCTGGTGAGTTAGCCGGTTACGGGGAAGCTCATCGAAGATTTGGCAAATTACCATGGGCGGATCTGTTCGAACCGAGTATAGAACTATGCGAAAAGGGTTACACTTTATCCAAGATCCAATACGACGGGTTTGgatataacgaaaagaatatttacacGGATCCTACCTTGAAGTAAGTCATTTTCTACGGTATTCTACGCTCTTTCGATTACTTTAACGATATCCTTAAATCCGCAGGAAACTGTTCGTTGAtccaaaaacaaacaaattcaTCAACATCGGTTCGATCGTAATACCCAAAACGCTCTGCGAGACGTTAAGAATAATCGCTAAAGAGGGTGCTTCGGTATTGTACAACGGAACGCTCGGCGAGATCGTTGTGGAGGATCTGCAAAAAAGGGGCAGTATCATTACCATGAAGGATTTCAATGCATACGGGTACGTATAGAATTCTGAtctaggaaagaaaaaagttgaatgaaattttataacgatCGCGGATCGTAGAGTCTGTTAACGCGTTGTTCTTTCTCAGTGCTACGTGGGAGAACCCGATCGAGGCAGAGTTTTCCAACGGAATAAAGCTTTTTACTCCGGGTACACCGGGAAGCGGAAGCTTGCTCGATTTTATTCTCAACGTTTTCGATGGCTTCCGATTTACGTCGGAGAGTTTGTCGGACTTCAACTCGACGATTCTAACTTATCATAGAATGTTAGAAACTTACAAATACGCCTATGCCCTACGTGGTAACATGGGCGATAAGGATTTCGTGAATATGACGGAGGTACGCTTCTGATTCCCTATATAACCAGAACATAAAACGTTGGAGATGTCGTGCTACttacaaaaaggaaaacctTTCGTATACGATCTATCTAACGCTATGCGTTACTTATCTCGTTACTTCCAGTTAAACAATAATCTAACGTCGAAAGATTACGCGAATCAAATAAGAATGAAGATAGAAGACACAAAGACTTGGAACGATCCGGGACATTACGGGGCTTCCTTCGATAGCGGTGCCGAGGATCATGGAACGGCACATCTTTCGGTTTTAGCGCCAAACGGTGATGCGGTGTCGGTTACCAGcacgattaattattagttCGTAATACGTCTATCGTTAACGTTTCGTTTTAAATGACTTGGAGGTAGAACGTTATATCCGAATTATCCGAATAATTTCGTAGCTTTGGAAGCGGAGTGACGAGCGAGAGAACTGGTATTCTATTTAACAACGCCATGGACGACTTCGGGATACCATCGAAAACGAATTACTTCGGGGTTCCACCTAGTCCCAATAATTACATCGAACCTGGAAAACGACCGATGTCGTCGATGGTACCTACGATCCTGATCGACGAAAATGGTAACGTTAAGATGGTCGTTGGTGCTTCGGGTGGCACTAAAATCACGACAGCTGTCTCTCAGGTACGCGtaacgatcgaatttctttctttttctatctttccttttttgttttttcttacgttCGTCGATTTCAAAGAGGAATCTCTTACACTTCTCTGTAACCTCACGATGAATTCACGAAATAACTTTCTTAGGTGATCGCTAAAATTCTATGGATGGGAAACACAGTTAAGGAAGCCGTCGATGCGCCAAGAATACATCATCAGCTGTTTCCGGCTGAAATGGCTTACGAGTATGGTATACCCAAACAAGTGATCGACGGTCTGAAGAATTTGGGATACAAAACGTCGCGTTATAGGGAACGTGGTAGCGTGGTGTGCGTAATTTTTTGCCACAACGGTACCATCTATGCGAATGCGGATTACCGAAAGGGTGGCGATGTTTACGGAATCGATTGAACGAGCGCCGAACGAATTAACTCGTACGGTACTTTTGtcatgaaaaagagaaaacgcgCGAGTCGTTTTCTAGTAAAATTATTCTCAATTCCAATAAAGAGTTTTACACGCTATCTTCGTCATCTGTCATCTGTCCCGTCGATCGCAATTTGTCCTACAAATATGTCACGAGTTTCATTCATTTGAATTAACATTGACATAGGAGACACCTCGTCGAAGACTTGTATCTGTCTTAACGAACGCTTAACGTCCGTTCAAACGAAATTTAACCGCGATCGTTGTTTCCTCTGACGCACATTAAAAGTAAccgatatacctatatatgaagttgataaaaataaaaatgagctGGCGATGTGTCAACCGA harbors:
- the LOC122635936 gene encoding scoloptoxin SSD14-like isoform X2; the encoded protein is MARRSSLMCTFEPPQEPRSRFRTKGVIIIGIVVAVILKIIIAIGLYAIHDSLKYRENEGTLLPPDPENNQPPSWSKLRVFKRGAVCADGAPCAVIGKNILERNGSAVDATIASMICNGLVNMQSLGLGGGFLMTIYDKAAGRAYVLNARDRAPLLANATMYAGKPEHVSSIGPLSIAVPGELAGYGEAHRRFGKLPWADLFEPSIELCEKGYTLSKIQYDGFGYNEKNIYTDPTLKKLFVDPKTNKFINIGSIVIPKTLCETLRIIAKEGASVLYNGTLGEIVVEDLQKRGSIITMKDFNAYGATWENPIEAEFSNGIKLFTPGTPGSGSLLDFILNVFDGFRFTSESLSDFNSTILTYHRMLETYKYAYALRGNMGDKDFVNMTELNNNLTSKDYANQIRMKIEDTKTWNDPGHYGASFDSGAEDHGTAHLSVLAPNGDAVSVTSTINYYFGSGVTSERTGILFNNAMDDFGIPSKTNYFGVPPSPNNYIEPGKRPMSSMVPTILIDENGNVKMVVGASGGTKITTAVSQVIAKILWMGNTVKEAVDAPRIHHQLFPAEMAYEYGIPKQVIDGLKNLGYKTSRYRERGSVVCVIFCHNGTIYANADYRKGGDVYGID
- the LOC122635936 gene encoding scoloptoxin SSD14-like isoform X1; translated protein: MQCFERKRAFRRETMTSTSSSSTTSLCVNADGTRRYSNDGIDRCDYQEMENAGTARLLPAYNGPRGKTKGFLENLRVDTSRFRTKGVIIIGIVVAVILKIIIAIGLYAIHDSLKYRENEGTLLPPDPENNQPPSWSKLRVFKRGAVCADGAPCAVIGKNILERNGSAVDATIASMICNGLVNMQSLGLGGGFLMTIYDKAAGRAYVLNARDRAPLLANATMYAGKPEHVSSIGPLSIAVPGELAGYGEAHRRFGKLPWADLFEPSIELCEKGYTLSKIQYDGFGYNEKNIYTDPTLKKLFVDPKTNKFINIGSIVIPKTLCETLRIIAKEGASVLYNGTLGEIVVEDLQKRGSIITMKDFNAYGATWENPIEAEFSNGIKLFTPGTPGSGSLLDFILNVFDGFRFTSESLSDFNSTILTYHRMLETYKYAYALRGNMGDKDFVNMTELNNNLTSKDYANQIRMKIEDTKTWNDPGHYGASFDSGAEDHGTAHLSVLAPNGDAVSVTSTINYYFGSGVTSERTGILFNNAMDDFGIPSKTNYFGVPPSPNNYIEPGKRPMSSMVPTILIDENGNVKMVVGASGGTKITTAVSQVIAKILWMGNTVKEAVDAPRIHHQLFPAEMAYEYGIPKQVIDGLKNLGYKTSRYRERGSVVCVIFCHNGTIYANADYRKGGDVYGID
- the LOC122635936 gene encoding scoloptoxin SSD14-like isoform X3; translated protein: MLTVLDDTRTTVSTDAITKKWKTPAQPDFYPRTTVRVVKRKDSSRTYALTHPENNQPPSWSKLRVFKRGAVCADGAPCAVIGKNILERNGSAVDATIASMICNGLVNMQSLGLGGGFLMTIYDKAAGRAYVLNARDRAPLLANATMYAGKPEHVSSIGPLSIAVPGELAGYGEAHRRFGKLPWADLFEPSIELCEKGYTLSKIQYDGFGYNEKNIYTDPTLKKLFVDPKTNKFINIGSIVIPKTLCETLRIIAKEGASVLYNGTLGEIVVEDLQKRGSIITMKDFNAYGATWENPIEAEFSNGIKLFTPGTPGSGSLLDFILNVFDGFRFTSESLSDFNSTILTYHRMLETYKYAYALRGNMGDKDFVNMTELNNNLTSKDYANQIRMKIEDTKTWNDPGHYGASFDSGAEDHGTAHLSVLAPNGDAVSVTSTINYYFGSGVTSERTGILFNNAMDDFGIPSKTNYFGVPPSPNNYIEPGKRPMSSMVPTILIDENGNVKMVVGASGGTKITTAVSQVIAKILWMGNTVKEAVDAPRIHHQLFPAEMAYEYGIPKQVIDGLKNLGYKTSRYRERGSVVCVIFCHNGTIYANADYRKGGDVYGID